Below is a window of Halalkalicoccus jeotgali B3 DNA.
GTGGCGATCGCTCGGTTAACCGCCTCGACGGGATAGATACTGTTCGCACAGAGATGAACGCGAATCTGGGCGGTACTAATTGCCTCGGATCCACCGTTGCCGGTGTTATATTCGACCGTGCGAACGACCCGGCCGATCATCTTGTCTGTGGCGTCGGACATTTCGATTGTATTCCGTGTACTTGATGTTGTACGTAGTGGCTCTCGCAGGGTTTGTCGAGAATCGATGATAGAGCTTGTTCCGTGCAGTGAGCTAGTAGGACCGACGGTATGGGGATGGACTGCGTTGATGGCGTTCGTCGGTCGTTACCGTCGTGTTAGATTTAAAGAAGCGGCAGCGTAGACCCTATTAAATGGATCACGACACGCCCCTGACGGCTGAAGGACGGGCTCGCTTCCGAAAGGTTGCTGAGTATGAAGTGTGGGGGTATGAAAGTCGGCGAGAAGCGTTACGATCTGAACTTGGTGCGACACGTCTCTTGAAAGGCCATGTCTATACACTACCAGGCATCCATGAAGGCCGGCGGCATATTGAACCTGGATATAAAGAGACGTATGTACTCAAGGTCTGTTCGGACTGTGCCAGCGACGGTCCCACTGAAATGACACACCATTGGGATCACTCTGATACCTCCACTTGTTTCCTCAAATCCGAGCTGGGAGTATGGAACGACGCGGTCCGGCGCGGCGATGACGATCTTTTGTGTCCGATCGTCGGACGCTAACCGAGATCAAGGGTGGATACTCATGGAACATTGTGACGACCTCGGCGCGTTACCGGATGATCACGCGTATGATGACCTTGAGGTTCGGAATTCATCTCACGCGGATTGCTACATAGGTCGCCGCCTTCGTGAGCGTGGCTGGTTGCCGTCGTCTACGAAACGAATGGATGTAGAGGGGATGGTTCTTGATGGCTGTCTTGTCGCTATTGACTACGAGAATCTATATCACGAAGATTGGATGTTTGATCCGTTGTGCTGGCGCTGGTCGAATGTTCTCCGCTGGGATACTCCCTATACTGCTGCGACCAATCTTGCGATCGCTGAGCGCGATCATCCCAGTAGGGTATCTTCACCGCAACGAAAATCAATCGAGGAAATGCACTATTCAACAATACTCTCACGTAGATCGATTAAAAATCTGGGACGGAAACCGAAGAAGAAGGTCCGTCATTAGCTACAGCTATCAATGCGAGTATGTGCCCGTTGCCGTTGGCTTCTCGCTTGATGTGATTTCTATCTGCTCTCTAGTTGGTTTTCTTGCTTCGAGTGCGGCAATTCCATCGTAGATCGTACGAACTTCTTCGCTAGTCCTATGCGGATAGACCGCCTGGACCGTTGTATCGTTATAGACCGCTAGACAGAGCAGCGGTAATGTAGTGTAGGTGCCATCCTCGATGTTGCCACCACCACTCGATTTGGTGTCGGAGCGCCCAAAAGCGGGATTAAGGGTACAATTATGGGTTTCTTCCCATTGTTCGAACTCGGAGAGTAATTTTCGTGTGTCGGTGGAATCTCGATCGTTCGAAATGGACATTCCCATTGACGATCCCCACGTGTCGATATCAAGGTCAGCGATTGTTCCTTCCGTCTTGCATTCTTGAAGCTGGTCAATAACGTCGGATTGAATTGGACTAATTCCCCTAGGGACGAGTGTTCGCAGCCGTAAAACGGCACGAGGCACAGTAGCAGTCATGATCCCATCTCGCATATCGAGTGGTTCTGACAGCTGTATCTGCCCTCGGATTGGGTGACGAGATTCGCTGTCATGAGTGTATTTAGGATTGGGTACAGCGTCAGCTTCTCAACATCGAGCGCTGCGTGGAGTTCGTCGATCGTTGCCGACTCACTGCTCGATAAGTACACGTACACGAGCTTCGAGGTACTTGAGTCCAAACTAGGTGGTACTGGCTCGACAGTCGCTTCGGACTGGTTGGCAATGGGCTGTTGGGAATTCATGGCGTTGGAATTTGGGTGACGTTGTACGGGCTGGTTGGACGGGATTGGGTACTACCCCCGTCTCGACTATACTCGTGAGCGATGATCACTTAGAATATTATAATATCTAACATTACGGGAAAAGAGCAGTCAGCTACGCTCCGGAGAGAGCAATAGCGTTTGGAAGGCACTGTAGTGTCCTTTTTCAGTACGGTGGTTATAACGACGATTCTGAGCCACTCAACCCAGCAAAGTTCGTTGGCGCGGTCTGGCGATATTGTTCGATACCCGTCCACCATTGCTTTACGAACCAGCGGGCGTCGATCCGAACGGGACTGTCGTGGTTACTCTCTCCTACGACGGTGAGACGGCTACGATCAAGTTCCCGACCGTCCGATGGCACAATACCGGTCTAGATCTCCTTTTCGAGGAAGTCCGGAAGGCGTTTGGCTATCCGCCGGACCTCGATGAGAGCGAGTGGGGAATCCTTCAGCAACGCTGGATCGACATGGCGGAAGTCGTCGATCATGCCGACGCCGACGATGACCTCGACAAAGAGAATGAGAGTACTGCCGCCGACTACAAACTCTAACGATGGGTACAAGCTACTCAGCCATCCGCGAGGAGCCGCTAGACAACCAGAGAATCTTAACCGTCGATATTGAGTTTGATCCCTCGTACACTGCAGGCCGAGAGTCGGTGTCTGCGTCCGATGTGGGGCTCGGGACAAATCAGCACTGTGTCCGTTTCGTCGGGACTTCTGTCAAGGACCGATGTGCAAGAAACGGACTCCCGATCACCCTAGTTCCCTGCTTCGTTCTATCGTGTTGAGAGATGAAGCAGCTGTTAGGTAGTTCGTGCATATCTTGTAGATATGGTTGAGATATTCTGTAACTATTCGTACTGCTCTATAGGTCATAGAGATATGTATCAACCAACCAGTCAACAATGAAGAGTCCCGATACAAACGCGCCAGAGAGAACTGCTCCGCCAAGTGAGCCGAATTCTCTCCATCCGATAACGAACCCGACGCTCGCGACGAATCCAGCTACAAGGAGACGCCAGTCCATGGACGAAATACTCGTGGTATATAATAGGTCTATGCTCTGTATCTAACGCTGAAGAAGGGAGGAGAATACCGTTAGTCGCTAACGTTCACGTCTGACCGAACCTCGTACTCTAGTTCGACCTGACTAGTCGAGAGGAGTGCCGCCAACTCAGGCGTCATATTCGGGTGATCCATAGCGCGTTCAAGGGTGTGATCACCTCAAGGTTTCCTGTAAATGGCAGAACGAAGGTGCACGTCGGTTCTACCGCAATACGAGTTTCCAGCCGAAACAAGTCAACTACGCCCAACCAATAGAGTAAATTGCGATACCTGGTGAGTATACACTCTCCCCATTCCGATCGACGGTGCATCGTATCTGAGAATAAGCTAGACCAATCACCATCCTTATTTGAAATACTGGAGCAGTCAGCTTATGCCAGGAGCACGCATTGCGAATGGAGAGCGCATCACACTGCGAACCGTTGAGCAGGAGGATGTTCCCTTTCTCCAACGCGGAACCGCGAATGCCGAACTCCGCTATTCGCTTGGATCACGACTCATGAATCAGACGCAAGTCGAGGAGGAGATATTAGACCATAGTGACGACCAATTCCTTGTCTGTCTTGATGAAACCGATGCTGGATCTGGACAGCCCCCTGAGAGCGAGACGAAACCGATCGGAGTGGTCTTTGTCGAAGATGCAGACTGGCGACGACCCGAGCTCGTCTACTGGCTTGTTCCTGCCGTTCATGGTGATGGATACGGCAAAGAGGCTCTTTCGCTCGTTATCGACTATGTGTTTCGTACCTACGCTCACCCCGCAGTTGGAGCAGGAGTCTACGAATTTAATGAAGTATCTCAGAATCTGTTGACCTCACTCGGCTTCTCCGAAGAAGGACGTATTCGCAAAAATCGGTTTGTCGATGGGGACTACGTCGATACTATTCAATATGGGCTTCTTCGCACTGAATGGTCTGCTCATCACTGTGATGAATAACGTACAGTGAGCTGCTAATGTAGCGTTACAGAGATGCTGCAGGTAGATTAAGAGTAATCACGCGGTCTAGCAATGCCATAGCTATGCCTAGCCCCAGCCTTCATGGAAAGCGACCGTATTGTGTTGCGAACAATTAAAAATTAAGACCCAAAGATAAAAACGAAGAGAAAAATAATCAAATGCATGAAATTCGCGGGAAAATGCCGGCCAGAGCCGGATGCACTGGAAGAATTGAGTGAGCTTGGGTTTGACGCTGTTGAACTTCAGCTCCTTCACACGCACCTCGATACATTTGAGCAATCTATAGCGGCCGTTCAGCAAAGCGATCTTGAGGTCGTGTCAGTACATACCCCTCACGCGTCGCTCGAAGAGTCTACTGTGTTCACTCAAGCTGATGCGATGGCAGCGGAACTGGATGTCTATCTTGTAATTCACTCACAGTACGTTCAGCACGTTCATATCGGTCAGCTTGAAGAATACTCGTTCGAATCCAACTACGGATATGAGAACAATCCGGGATCCAGCCGGTTCCATATAGAGAACCTGATCCTCGAGCAAGGACACGAACTAGTTTTGGATACAGCACATCTCTACATGGCGGAACCAGCGTATCTTCAGCAGCTAGAGAGGCTGCTTGAGCAGTATCATGAGCAAATTTCTATTATTCATTTTGCTGATTCGACCGTGAGGAAAGATGGGCTTCAGATTGGTGCTGGAACACTGAATAGTGAACGAACAATACAGCTGCTTGAAGAGTACTACGAGGGGACTGTCGTGATGGAGGTGCATCCACCGACAGCCCAGGCCAGCGCAAGAGAACTATTCCAGTGACACGCGCGTAAAGCGGAGCTTGCCATGCTCTTTTCTCGTCGACTATCTTAGTAATACACGGCGAGTCTGTAGTTACCTGTTTAGAATCCTTTATATCTCTGGATGCTTGTCTCTCACGTGATATGAACCGGAGACGACTACTCTACAGTAGCGGACTTGTAATGGCTAGTACCCTTGCAGGATGTACTGGAGGTGGATCCGAGGAAGCAGAAGGGGGTACTCGCGATAGTAATTCATCGAGCGATAGCAATAACAGCACTACTAACGACGAGGGAACTGATGAAGGCACATCTGCAATCGAAATTGTTGACCATGAGTTAATTGTTGATGAAGGGGATTACATAACAGACGTATATGTTGAAGCACTGATTGAGAATACGGGTGATGCTCCGTCTGGCAA
It encodes the following:
- a CDS encoding HTH domain-containing protein — encoded protein: MTATVPRAVLRLRTLVPRGISPIQSDVIDQLQECKTEGTIADLDIDTWGSSMGMSISNDRDSTDTRKLLSEFEQWEETHNCTLNPAFGRSDTKSSGGGNIEDGTYTTLPLLCLAVYNDTTVQAVYPHRTSEEVRTIYDGIAALEARKPTREQIEITSSEKPTATGTYSH
- a CDS encoding helix-turn-helix domain-containing protein translates to MNSQQPIANQSEATVEPVPPSLDSSTSKLVYVYLSSSESATIDELHAALDVEKLTLYPILNTLMTANLVTQSEGRYSCQNHSICEMGS
- a CDS encoding GNAT family N-acetyltransferase, with product MPGARIANGERITLRTVEQEDVPFLQRGTANAELRYSLGSRLMNQTQVEEEILDHSDDQFLVCLDETDAGSGQPPESETKPIGVVFVEDADWRRPELVYWLVPAVHGDGYGKEALSLVIDYVFRTYAHPAVGAGVYEFNEVSQNLLTSLGFSEEGRIRKNRFVDGDYVDTIQYGLLRTEWSAHHCDE
- a CDS encoding sugar phosphate isomerase/epimerase family protein, translated to MKFAGKCRPEPDALEELSELGFDAVELQLLHTHLDTFEQSIAAVQQSDLEVVSVHTPHASLEESTVFTQADAMAAELDVYLVIHSQYVQHVHIGQLEEYSFESNYGYENNPGSSRFHIENLILEQGHELVLDTAHLYMAEPAYLQQLERLLEQYHEQISIIHFADSTVRKDGLQIGAGTLNSERTIQLLEEYYEGTVVMEVHPPTAQASARELFQ